GACACCGTCGCCGCGGACGGGTCCGTCGTCGTCGGGAGCACGGGCTCGCGCGGCCGGGACGAGACCGACCACCGGGTCTGGTTCTCCTCCCTGCGCTGGGGCGCCTGGATCGCCGTCGTCGGCTTCCTCGGCACCGCCTTCTCCGGCCACGCGCAGGCCCAGCTGATGATCGAGCAACAGCCGCTGAAGATGGCCGCCGCCGAGGCCGCCTGCCACGACGGCACCGGCTTCTCCGTGCTCTCCGTGGCGGACCTGCGCAACACCGACGGGGCCACGAACTGCGACGACATCGTCGGGGTGATCGAGATCCCCGGCCTGCTGTCCTTCCTCGCGCACAACGACTTCACCACGGACGTGGCCGGCGTCAACACGCTGATCCCGCAGTACCAGGAGCGGTACGGCACCCACCTGCCGGACGACCCGCTCTACGGCGAGCGCGCCGGCCAGGAGATCGACTACCTGCCGGTCATGGAGGTCACCTACTGGGGCTTCCGGATCATGATCACGTTCGGCGGGCTCGCCGCGCTCGCGGCCGCCGTGGCGCTGTGGGTGACCCGCCGGGGGACCGTGCCGCGGTCCACCGCGCTGATGCGCCTGGCGGTGGTGGGCATCCTCGCCCCCTTCGGGGCCAACGCGGCCGGCTGGATCTTCACGGAGATGGGCCGCCAGCCCTTCGTGGTGGTCCCCAACCCGGACCCCACCGGCATCGACCAGGTGTGGATGTACACGGCCGCCGCGGTCTCGCCCGGCGTCTCGGCCGGGGAGCTGCTGTTCTCGCTGGTCCTGCTGACGGTCGTCTACGCGGTGCTGATGGTGGTCGAGGTCGTCCTGCTCACCCGCTACGTCAAGGGCGGCGTGCCGGCAGGGATGCCCGAGCTCACCGCCGACGAGCACGAGGACGGCGACGGCGACGCGGGCCCCGGGGGCTCCCGTCCGGCGGACACCGACGTGCTCGCCTTCGCCTACTGAGCCTGCGGCGGCCCCGCGACAATCCCGCCCCGCCCTCCTTCCGCCCCCGCCCCCACCCCAGCCTCCGACCCCCCGAAAGGCAGGCCCCCATGGACGTCCTCCCCGTCCTCTGGTTCGCCCTCATCGCCGTGCTGTGGACCGGCTACCTCATCCTCGACGGCTTCGACCTGGGCGTGGGCATGCTCATGCGGGCCTGGGGGCGCAACGAGAGCCAGCGGCGCGTGCTGCTCAACACCATCGGCCCCGTCTGGGACGGCAACGAGGTGTGGCTGATCACCGCCGCCGGGGCCATGTTCGCGGCCTTCCCGCACTGGTACGCCTCGCTGTTCGCCGGCCTCTACCTGCCGTTGACCGTCACCCTGCTGGCGCTGATCCTGCGGGCCGTGTCCATCGAGTACCGGGGCAAGGCCCGCACCGCCGCGACGAGGGCGGCGTGGGACTGGTGCCTGGCCGGGGGGTCCGCCGTGGCGGCCTTCAGCATCGGGCTGCTGCTGGCCGTGACCACCACGGGCCTGCCGCTGGACGCCCACGGCGACCGGGTCGGCGGGCCGTTCGCGTGGCTGTCCTGGGAGGGCCTCGTGGGCGGCACGGCCGCCGTCGGCTTCGCCCTGGCCATGGGCTGGGCCTACCTGGGCCTGAAGACCGAGGGCAGCCCCCGCCGGGCCGCCCACCGGCACCTGTCCCGGTACCTGCCG
This genomic window from Citricoccus sp. SGAir0253 contains:
- a CDS encoding cytochrome ubiquinol oxidase subunit I, encoding MDPLDIARWQFGITTVYHFMMVPLTIGLGLVVALLQTRWHRTGREEYLRMTKFWGKLFLINFIMGVATGIVQEFQFGMAWSEYSRFVGDVFGAPLALEALIAFFLESVFLGLWIFGWKRLDPRIHLGAIWAAVIGSVFSAYFILAANAWMQHPVGVEMVDGRPVMNDLWAVLTNNTLLVHFPHTLFGAVSVAGAFLLGISWYHLWKRRRDGIDTVAADGSVVVGSTGSRGRDETDHRVWFSSLRWGAWIAVVGFLGTAFSGHAQAQLMIEQQPLKMAAAEAACHDGTGFSVLSVADLRNTDGATNCDDIVGVIEIPGLLSFLAHNDFTTDVAGVNTLIPQYQERYGTHLPDDPLYGERAGQEIDYLPVMEVTYWGFRIMITFGGLAALAAAVALWVTRRGTVPRSTALMRLAVVGILAPFGANAAGWIFTEMGRQPFVVVPNPDPTGIDQVWMYTAAAVSPGVSAGELLFSLVLLTVVYAVLMVVEVVLLTRYVKGGVPAGMPELTADEHEDGDGDAGPGGSRPADTDVLAFAY
- the cydB gene encoding cytochrome d ubiquinol oxidase subunit II, which translates into the protein MDVLPVLWFALIAVLWTGYLILDGFDLGVGMLMRAWGRNESQRRVLLNTIGPVWDGNEVWLITAAGAMFAAFPHWYASLFAGLYLPLTVTLLALILRAVSIEYRGKARTAATRAAWDWCLAGGSAVAAFSIGLLLAVTTTGLPLDAHGDRVGGPFAWLSWEGLVGGTAAVGFALAMGWAYLGLKTEGSPRRAAHRHLSRYLPLYLLPSAAWGVIVVGRDPGVVPWALLAAAALAAGAAWTAARARREGWAFTALAASMAAGAAGVVLAVYPVVLPSTLDPAHDLTVSGAASAEYTLTVMSWAALVMVPVVLAYSAYVYWVFRRRLHETHIPESHVVTPV